A DNA window from Comamonas fluminis contains the following coding sequences:
- a CDS encoding NUDIX hydrolase, which translates to MAYEVRFCSNCATELQWIVASEDSGEVQRLRCPVCGFTHWGNPTPVLAAVVEGDDGRVLLARNALWQEGVFGLITGFMEAGESPEAGICREVMEETGLRVKALRLLCCSEFLRMNQVLIAYHVRVEGKSEDVRLSPELLEYRWQTAEESQCWPAGTGYALAEWIKQKGFEPRFGAFRPGQNPEPDPAKWPLHYWEQDTRFTIAPKLD; encoded by the coding sequence ATGGCTTATGAAGTCCGCTTTTGCTCCAACTGTGCGACTGAGCTGCAATGGATTGTGGCCAGTGAGGACAGTGGTGAAGTGCAGCGCCTGCGGTGCCCGGTCTGTGGTTTCACGCACTGGGGCAACCCCACGCCAGTGTTGGCGGCAGTTGTGGAAGGTGATGACGGCCGTGTTCTGCTGGCGCGCAATGCGCTGTGGCAGGAGGGAGTGTTTGGCCTGATTACCGGCTTTATGGAAGCGGGTGAATCACCAGAGGCTGGCATTTGCCGCGAAGTGATGGAGGAAACAGGCCTGCGCGTGAAAGCCTTGCGGCTTTTGTGCTGCTCGGAATTCCTGCGCATGAACCAGGTGCTGATTGCTTATCACGTGCGTGTGGAGGGTAAGTCTGAGGATGTGAGGCTCTCGCCCGAGTTGCTGGAATATCGCTGGCAGACGGCTGAAGAGTCGCAGTGCTGGCCTGCAGGTACTGGCTATGCACTGGCGGAGTGGATCAAGCAAAAAGGCTTTGAGCCACGCTTTGGTGCCTTCAGACCCGGGCAGAACCCTGAACCCGATCCTGCCAAGTGGCCGCTGCATTATTGGGAGCAGGACACGCGCTTCACGATTGCGCCCAAGCTCGATTGA
- a CDS encoding phage portal protein codes for MTKRNTPRTTQARPEVEDQGQMEVFTFGDPEPMSRMRLLDYVEAMFNGRWYEPPFPVDGLAGAFRASPHHGSAIYLKRNLLTASFIPHPMMSRETFKAWCLDFLVFGNGYLETRRALTGRAMRFEHTLSRYMRRGKDKRYFYVPNWSEEHEFVPGSVFHLREPDINQELYGLPEYLSALQSALLNESATIFRRRYYENGSHAGFIMYLSDSSVNNSDVDKLREQLRKSKGPGNFRNLFVHAPGGKTDGLKLIPVSEIAAKDDFAAIKNASKEDVLAAHRVPPGLLGIIPNNAGGFGNASQSLDVFINNEIVPLQGLFESFNEWAGLDVVRFAPHEPKVSAE; via the coding sequence ATGACAAAGCGCAATACTCCAAGAACGACGCAGGCCCGGCCCGAGGTTGAGGATCAGGGCCAGATGGAGGTGTTTACCTTTGGCGACCCGGAGCCTATGAGCCGGATGCGGCTGCTTGATTATGTGGAGGCGATGTTTAACGGCCGCTGGTATGAGCCGCCGTTTCCGGTGGATGGGCTGGCCGGGGCGTTTCGGGCATCGCCGCACCATGGGTCTGCGATTTACCTGAAGCGCAATCTGCTGACGGCGAGTTTTATTCCGCACCCGATGATGTCGCGTGAAACGTTCAAGGCTTGGTGCCTGGACTTTTTGGTGTTTGGCAATGGTTATCTGGAGACGCGGCGGGCGTTGACGGGGCGGGCGATGCGCTTTGAGCACACGCTGAGCCGCTATATGCGCCGGGGCAAGGACAAGCGCTATTTCTATGTGCCGAACTGGAGTGAGGAGCATGAGTTCGTGCCGGGCTCGGTGTTCCATTTGCGCGAGCCGGACATCAATCAGGAGCTGTATGGCCTGCCGGAGTATTTGAGCGCGCTGCAGTCGGCGTTGCTCAATGAGTCGGCCACGATTTTCCGGCGCCGATATTACGAGAATGGAAGCCACGCGGGCTTCATCATGTATCTGAGCGACAGCTCGGTGAACAACTCGGACGTGGACAAGCTGCGCGAGCAGCTGCGCAAGTCCAAGGGGCCGGGGAACTTCCGCAATCTGTTTGTCCATGCGCCAGGCGGTAAGACCGATGGGTTGAAGCTGATCCCCGTCAGCGAGATTGCGGCCAAGGATGACTTCGCCGCGATCAAGAACGCCAGCAAGGAGGATGTGCTGGCCGCGCATCGCGTGCCGCCTGGATTGCTGGGCATCATTCCGAACAATGCGGGCGGCTTTGGCAATGCCAGTCAGTCGCTGGATGTGTTCATCAACAATGAGATCGTGCCGCTGCAGGGGCTGTTTGAGTCCTTCAACGAGTGGGCGGGGTTGGATGTGGTGAGGTTTGCACCGCACGAGCCGAAGGTGAGCGCAGAGTAG
- a CDS encoding GPO family capsid scaffolding protein has translation MDFFRAMAGSFTGALYINQHPHTSTAPPQRHRRDAAPAAGHHKNSPPLTANYRRRHGKSISEAHPPMSKKSRFLRVAVEGATSDGRAIDRDWLLQIAKNYDPKVYGARINMEHIRGYSPTSDFRAYGDVIAVKTEEIDIGGKKKLALLAQLEATDELLELNKRRQKLYSSIEVRPAFADTGEAYLVGLAVTDNPASLGTEMLAFAAKNPEANPFKLRKEHPDDVFAVAEPLELELEDESAGIVASFKATINAAVAKFTGKATSDDARFGAVAEGMAAMGDKFAEHAQAASTHQAKTDQSLQTMSADVEMLKQQFAKLDNTEVPNTRPVASGGSGQQQADF, from the coding sequence GTGGATTTCTTTCGTGCCATGGCAGGCAGTTTTACGGGCGCGCTCTATATCAACCAGCACCCGCATACGTCCACCGCGCCGCCACAACGACACCGGCGTGACGCCGCTCCAGCCGCTGGCCACCATAAGAACTCACCGCCACTCACCGCCAATTACCGCCGCAGGCACGGCAAATCCATCAGCGAGGCACACCCACCCATGTCCAAGAAATCCCGCTTCCTCCGTGTAGCCGTAGAAGGCGCCACCTCCGACGGCCGCGCCATCGACCGCGACTGGCTGCTGCAAATCGCCAAGAACTACGACCCTAAGGTCTACGGCGCCCGCATCAACATGGAGCACATTCGCGGCTACAGCCCCACCAGCGACTTCCGCGCCTACGGTGATGTGATCGCCGTCAAGACAGAAGAGATCGACATCGGCGGCAAAAAAAAGCTCGCCCTGCTGGCCCAGCTAGAAGCCACTGATGAGCTGCTCGAACTCAACAAGCGCCGCCAAAAGCTCTACAGCTCCATCGAAGTGCGTCCTGCCTTTGCCGACACCGGCGAGGCCTACCTCGTTGGCCTCGCCGTCACCGACAACCCCGCCAGCCTCGGCACCGAAATGCTCGCCTTCGCTGCGAAAAACCCCGAAGCCAACCCCTTCAAGCTGCGCAAGGAACACCCCGACGACGTCTTCGCCGTGGCCGAGCCGCTGGAGCTGGAACTCGAAGACGAAAGCGCAGGCATCGTCGCCAGCTTCAAAGCCACCATCAACGCCGCCGTCGCCAAATTCACTGGCAAGGCCACCAGCGATGACGCCCGCTTCGGCGCCGTGGCCGAAGGCATGGCCGCCATGGGCGACAAGTTCGCCGAGCACGCCCAGGCCGCCTCCACCCATCAGGCCAAGACAGACCAGTCGCTGCAAACCATGAGCGCCGACGTCGAAATGCTCAAACAGCAATTCGCCAAGCTCGACAACACCGAAGTCCCCAACACGCGCCCCGTGGCCAGCGGCGGCAGCGGCCAGCAGCAGGCCGACTTCTAA
- the cysM gene encoding cysteine synthase CysM — protein MKNYLTIEHAIGHTPLVALQRIGADTNRERGNVVLGKLEGNNPAGSVKDRPALSMIQRAEERGEIKPGDALIEATSGNTGIALAMAAAIKGYRMILIMPEDLSIERAQTMKAYGAELILTPKSGGMEYARDLADQMVSQGKGVLLDQFANADNPRAHYETTGPELWEQTGGEITHFVSAMGTTGTITGVAKFLKEKNPNIKIIGAQPSEGSRIPGIRKWPEEYLPKIYDASLVDELVYVTQDDAEDMARRMAREEGIFAGISAAGALWVAQEIAKREENATIVFVVCDRGDRYLSTGVFPA, from the coding sequence ATGAAAAATTATTTGACCATCGAACATGCTATCGGTCACACGCCGCTGGTGGCATTGCAACGCATTGGCGCGGATACGAATCGTGAGCGCGGGAATGTGGTGCTGGGCAAGCTCGAAGGTAACAACCCTGCGGGCTCGGTCAAGGATCGTCCCGCGCTGTCCATGATTCAGCGCGCCGAGGAGCGCGGCGAGATCAAACCGGGTGATGCTTTGATTGAAGCAACCTCTGGCAATACCGGTATTGCCCTGGCCATGGCGGCTGCCATCAAGGGTTACCGCATGATTTTGATCATGCCCGAGGACCTGTCCATTGAGCGAGCCCAGACGATGAAGGCCTATGGTGCCGAGCTGATTCTGACGCCCAAGAGCGGCGGCATGGAATATGCGCGTGATCTGGCCGATCAGATGGTGTCACAGGGCAAGGGTGTGCTGCTGGACCAGTTCGCCAATGCAGACAATCCACGCGCTCACTATGAAACCACGGGCCCTGAACTGTGGGAGCAGACGGGCGGTGAGATCACGCACTTTGTCAGCGCCATGGGAACGACGGGCACGATTACGGGTGTGGCCAAGTTCCTCAAGGAAAAGAACCCGAATATCAAGATCATTGGCGCCCAGCCTTCCGAAGGCTCGCGCATTCCCGGCATTCGCAAGTGGCCCGAGGAATATCTGCCCAAGATCTATGACGCATCTCTGGTCGATGAGCTGGTTTATGTGACCCAGGATGATGCCGAAGACATGGCCCGCCGCATGGCGCGCGAGGAAGGCATCTTTGCCGGTATCTCGGCTGCGGGTGCGCTGTGGGTGGCTCAGGAAATCGCCAAGCGTGAAGAGAATGCGACCATTGTTTTTGTGGTCTGCGACCGGGGTGATCGTTACCTGTCCACCGGCGTTTTTCCCGCCTGA
- a CDS encoding PLP-dependent aminotransferase family protein, whose translation MADTRYKSLVDQFAHEIRTGRLIAGTRLPTHRKLAAKHGLALVTATRVYAELQAMGLVSGETGRGTFVRDLSLPLGLGVDYPAQAPEHADLTFNSPLIAGQTELLRSALRQLANSGDLESLLHYQPHAGRAAHRAALAAHLRTRGLQIDASRLLFVDGAQHGLTVTAMALLKPGNVVAVDALTYPGFKLLAESLRLELLPIPASGKGPDMKALAALCERRKVRAIYAMPTMHNPLGWVMSLARRQQLIAIARKHGLLIIEDAAYAFLAEAPPPPLAALAPDITVYVSALSKSIATGLRVGFIAAPESLQPQLERGIRATTWNTAAIMTAIGCRWLEDGTIVALETGKRRDAAARQNMVSEVFTGMRLQRHPCSYYVWIPLHEDFRADQVASNLLRQRIAVSTAEPYATTPSVPHALRLALGSIPPPQLRSALLTVRQAISYD comes from the coding sequence ATGGCCGACACTCGCTACAAATCACTGGTGGACCAGTTTGCGCATGAAATCCGCACAGGCCGGTTGATTGCTGGAACGCGTCTTCCCACACATCGCAAACTTGCAGCCAAGCACGGGCTGGCACTGGTCACCGCAACGCGCGTCTATGCCGAGTTGCAGGCCATGGGGCTGGTAAGCGGCGAGACGGGGCGCGGCACCTTTGTGCGGGACTTGTCGCTGCCGCTTGGTCTTGGCGTGGACTATCCGGCTCAAGCTCCCGAGCACGCAGACCTCACATTCAACAGCCCGTTGATCGCGGGCCAGACCGAATTGCTGCGCAGCGCTTTGCGCCAGCTCGCAAACTCGGGAGATCTTGAATCGCTGCTCCACTACCAGCCGCACGCTGGCAGAGCAGCGCATCGTGCCGCCTTGGCCGCGCACCTGCGCACACGCGGCCTGCAGATCGACGCATCACGATTGCTGTTCGTCGATGGTGCGCAGCACGGGCTCACGGTCACCGCCATGGCCCTGCTCAAGCCCGGTAACGTGGTCGCGGTGGATGCGCTGACCTACCCCGGCTTCAAGCTGCTGGCCGAATCGCTGCGACTGGAGTTGCTGCCCATTCCCGCATCAGGCAAGGGCCCAGATATGAAGGCTCTGGCAGCGCTTTGCGAAAGACGCAAGGTGCGCGCCATCTACGCCATGCCCACCATGCACAATCCACTAGGCTGGGTGATGAGCCTTGCGCGCCGCCAACAACTGATCGCCATTGCGCGCAAACATGGATTGCTGATCATTGAAGACGCCGCCTATGCATTTTTGGCAGAGGCGCCGCCACCGCCGCTGGCCGCACTCGCGCCCGACATCACGGTCTATGTGAGCGCTCTTTCCAAAAGCATCGCCACGGGCTTGCGCGTGGGCTTTATCGCCGCACCCGAGTCTTTGCAGCCGCAGCTGGAGCGGGGAATCCGCGCCACCACATGGAACACCGCTGCCATCATGACGGCCATCGGTTGCCGCTGGCTGGAAGACGGAACGATTGTGGCTCTGGAAACCGGAAAGCGCCGGGATGCCGCAGCACGACAAAACATGGTGAGCGAGGTGTTCACAGGTATGCGTCTGCAACGACACCCGTGCTCCTACTATGTCTGGATTCCTTTGCACGAGGATTTTCGGGCCGACCAAGTTGCCAGCAACTTGCTGCGCCAGCGCATTGCTGTATCGACGGCCGAGCCCTATGCGACAACGCCATCCGTGCCGCATGCCTTACGGCTGGCACTGGGCTCCATCCCGCCACCTCAATTGCGCAGCGCACTGCTGACGGTGCGCCAAGCGATTTCGTATGACTGA
- a CDS encoding terminase large subunit domain-containing protein, whose protein sequence is MANGSQPRQVARYLYWQGWRPKLIAEKLGVPATTLYGWRDQEEWDKFKPLDRVNGALELRMVQLIMKEAKTGSDFKEIDLLGRQLERTARVERYQETGKEGDLNPNIARRNAVPKRKPKRNEFTEEQTQQLLEIFHAGNFGYQNRWFEAQKERTRILLKSRQIGATFYFAREALIRAVTEGRNQIFLSASKAQAHQFKNYMIAFAREVDVDLGGDPMVLWNNAELHFLGTNAKTAQGRSGDFYFDEFFWTSGFKELNKVASAMATHKHWRKTYFSTPSAKSHEAYPFWTGEDRNRGRDASKHVQIDLSHKVLANGMRCADGRFRHIVTIDDALRLGCNLFDLAELLAEYPDDEFSNLFRCEFIDDSNSQFTLKMMQACMVDSWEVWADDFKPLAARPFAWQPVWVGYDPSFTGDTAALVVIAPPKVPGGKFRLLHRQQFRGADFEAQAEYIRSITLQYNVTFMGIDTTGLGQGVYQNVIKFYPQARAYHYDLALKARLVLKAKQVISKGRLEMDADCTDVAAAFMAIKKVLTPSQRHVTYQSGRSDDIGHADLAWAVMHALDNESLAGDVHGGNSSVEVYE, encoded by the coding sequence GTGGCCAATGGTTCACAGCCCCGGCAGGTGGCGCGCTATCTGTACTGGCAGGGGTGGCGGCCGAAGCTGATTGCGGAAAAGCTAGGCGTTCCAGCGACGACGCTGTACGGCTGGCGCGATCAGGAGGAGTGGGACAAGTTCAAGCCGCTGGACCGTGTGAATGGCGCGCTGGAGCTGCGCATGGTGCAGCTGATCATGAAGGAGGCGAAGACTGGCTCGGACTTCAAGGAGATCGATTTGCTGGGCCGCCAGCTGGAGCGCACTGCCCGGGTGGAGCGCTATCAGGAGACGGGCAAGGAGGGGGACTTAAACCCGAATATTGCCCGCCGCAATGCGGTGCCGAAGCGCAAGCCCAAGCGCAATGAGTTCACCGAGGAGCAGACGCAGCAGCTGTTGGAGATTTTCCACGCGGGGAATTTTGGCTATCAGAACCGCTGGTTTGAGGCGCAGAAGGAGCGCACGCGGATTCTGTTGAAGTCGCGACAGATTGGCGCGACGTTTTACTTTGCCCGGGAGGCGTTGATTCGGGCGGTGACGGAGGGGCGCAATCAGATTTTTCTGTCGGCATCGAAGGCGCAGGCACACCAGTTCAAGAACTACATGATTGCCTTTGCCCGCGAGGTGGATGTTGACCTGGGCGGCGATCCGATGGTGCTGTGGAATAACGCGGAACTGCATTTTCTGGGCACGAACGCGAAGACGGCGCAGGGGCGCAGCGGGGACTTTTACTTTGATGAGTTCTTTTGGACGAGTGGGTTCAAGGAGCTGAACAAGGTGGCCAGTGCGATGGCGACGCACAAGCACTGGCGCAAGACGTATTTCAGTACGCCGTCGGCCAAGAGTCATGAGGCGTACCCGTTCTGGACGGGCGAAGACCGCAACCGGGGGCGGGATGCTTCAAAGCATGTGCAGATTGATCTGAGCCACAAGGTGCTGGCCAATGGCATGCGCTGTGCGGATGGGCGGTTTCGCCACATTGTGACGATTGATGATGCGCTGCGGCTGGGCTGCAATCTGTTTGACCTGGCGGAGCTGCTGGCCGAGTACCCGGATGACGAGTTCTCCAACCTGTTCCGCTGCGAGTTCATTGACGATAGCAATTCGCAGTTCACGCTGAAGATGATGCAGGCGTGCATGGTGGATTCGTGGGAGGTGTGGGCCGACGATTTCAAGCCTTTGGCCGCACGCCCGTTTGCGTGGCAGCCGGTGTGGGTGGGCTATGACCCGTCATTTACCGGCGATACGGCGGCGCTGGTGGTGATTGCGCCACCGAAGGTGCCGGGCGGCAAGTTCCGGCTGCTGCACCGCCAGCAGTTTCGGGGCGCTGATTTTGAGGCGCAGGCGGAGTACATCCGCAGCATCACGCTTCAGTACAACGTGACGTTCATGGGAATTGATACGACGGGCCTTGGCCAGGGCGTCTATCAGAACGTGATCAAGTTTTATCCGCAGGCCCGGGCCTATCACTATGACCTGGCTTTGAAGGCGCGGCTGGTGCTGAAGGCCAAGCAGGTGATCAGCAAGGGACGCCTGGAGATGGACGCGGATTGCACGGATGTGGCGGCAGCGTTTATGGCGATCAAGAAGGTGCTGACGCCGAGCCAGCGACATGTGACGTATCAGTCGGGCCGGTCAGACGATATCGGCCACGCCGACTTGGCCTGGGCGGTGATGCATGCGCTGGATAACGAATCACTGGCCGGGGATGTCCACGGCGGTAACTCTTCTGTTGAGGTTTATGAATGA
- a CDS encoding DMT family transporter — translation MDDSRYKRAASGGWLNGMLGVVIFSGSLPATRLALRDFDPLFLTVARASIAGLLALAIVMLRRERWPQGVQWRSLVVVAIGVVVGFPLLTALALQHVTSAHSIVFIGLLPLATALFGVLRAGERPRTAFWVFSLIGSALVAGFALREGVSAAPMGDALMLLAIALCGLGYAEGGRLARTLGGWQVISWALVLSLPLMLLASLWWWPARLGAVSMPGWLSLAYVALFSMFLGFVFWYRGLAQGGIAAVGQLQLLQPLLGLVLAAALLHEQVSAAMLIVTLAVVLCVAGAKKFAS, via the coding sequence ATGGACGATTCGAGGTACAAACGTGCCGCTTCCGGCGGGTGGCTCAACGGCATGCTGGGGGTGGTGATCTTCAGTGGATCGCTGCCCGCAACGCGCTTGGCGCTGCGCGATTTTGATCCGCTGTTTCTGACCGTGGCGCGGGCCAGCATTGCCGGGCTGCTGGCGCTTGCCATCGTGATGCTGCGGCGCGAACGCTGGCCGCAGGGCGTGCAATGGCGATCGCTCGTGGTCGTGGCAATAGGTGTTGTGGTGGGTTTTCCGCTGCTCACTGCTTTGGCGCTGCAGCATGTGACTTCGGCGCACTCCATCGTCTTCATCGGTTTGCTTCCGCTTGCCACGGCGCTATTTGGCGTGCTGCGCGCTGGCGAGCGGCCACGGACCGCGTTCTGGGTATTTTCATTAATCGGAAGCGCCTTGGTGGCAGGTTTTGCGCTGCGCGAGGGGGTGAGTGCGGCACCGATGGGCGATGCGCTGATGTTGTTGGCTATTGCGCTTTGTGGGCTTGGTTATGCGGAAGGTGGACGGCTGGCACGCACGCTGGGCGGCTGGCAGGTGATTTCGTGGGCGCTGGTGTTGTCACTTCCGCTGATGCTTCTGGCATCACTTTGGTGGTGGCCCGCTCGGCTGGGTGCGGTGAGCATGCCCGGTTGGCTCAGCCTTGCCTATGTGGCGCTATTCAGCATGTTCCTCGGTTTTGTATTTTGGTATCGCGGGCTTGCGCAAGGCGGCATTGCTGCGGTGGGGCAGTTGCAGTTGCTGCAGCCGCTTTTGGGCTTGGTGCTTGCAGCAGCCCTGCTGCATGAGCAGGTGAGCGCAGCCATGTTGATCGTGACACTGGCGGTGGTGTTGTGCGTAGCGGGCGCCAAGAAATTCGCCTCATGA
- a CDS encoding sulfurtransferase TusA family protein — translation MHVDQEVDTRGLNCPLPILKAKKALATMQSGQLLKVVATDTGSIRDFQAFAKQTGNELVEQQTVGDEFIHILKRR, via the coding sequence ATGCACGTAGATCAAGAAGTCGATACCCGCGGCCTGAACTGTCCGCTTCCCATTCTCAAGGCCAAGAAGGCGCTGGCCACCATGCAAAGCGGTCAGTTGCTCAAAGTGGTGGCAACTGATACAGGCTCCATTCGCGACTTTCAGGCCTTTGCCAAGCAGACGGGCAATGAACTGGTGGAGCAGCAAACCGTGGGTGATGAGTTCATCCACATTCTCAAGCGCCGTTGA